In the Rhizobium sp. CB3090 genome, one interval contains:
- the mobA gene encoding molybdenum cofactor guanylyltransferase MobA — translation MPGFITNPAEIPPYLLAGGRSSRMGANKALALLGGENLLARIAARIGQQQRMPIALNADADWPYTAELRLVPDTLPGKLGPLAGVLAAMRDAAKKHPHASHIATVPIDSPFFPSDLIARLAQAIEGRDEIAIAASLDRDHPVFGLWPVSIADDLETWIVGDDKRRVRDFLARHITQTVDFAVIQTPIGPLDPFFNVNTPEDLIAAETWLAALEQTL, via the coding sequence ATGCCCGGCTTCATCACTAATCCCGCCGAGATCCCGCCCTATCTGCTTGCCGGCGGCCGTTCCAGCCGCATGGGCGCGAATAAGGCGCTTGCCCTCCTCGGCGGAGAAAATCTTCTGGCGCGTATAGCGGCTCGTATCGGGCAACAGCAAAGAATGCCGATTGCGCTGAATGCCGATGCTGATTGGCCGTATACGGCGGAGCTTCGGCTGGTTCCCGACACCCTCCCCGGTAAGCTCGGCCCGCTTGCCGGCGTACTTGCCGCCATGCGCGATGCGGCGAAAAAGCACCCGCACGCATCCCATATCGCTACGGTGCCGATCGACAGCCCCTTCTTTCCGAGCGATCTGATCGCGCGGCTGGCTCAAGCCATCGAAGGCCGAGACGAAATCGCCATAGCCGCATCGCTGGATCGCGATCATCCGGTGTTTGGCCTTTGGCCCGTCTCGATCGCCGATGACCTAGAGACCTGGATTGTTGGAGACGACAAGCGGCGGGTCAGGGATTTTCTTGCGCGCCATATCACGCAAACGGTCGACTTTGCCGTGATCCAAACACCGATCGGTCCCCTCGATCCCTTCTTCAACGTCAACACGCCCGAAGACCTGATCGCCGCAGAAACATGGCTCGCGGCATTGGAGCAGACGCTATGA
- the moaA gene encoding GTP 3',8-cyclase MoaA, giving the protein MNSIVGTIGNGSPLVADASPMIDPFGRAVTYLRVSVTDRCDFRCTYCMAEHMTFLPKKDLLTLEELNRLCSAFIAKGVRNIRLTGGEPLVRKNIMFLVRELGKHVRNGELEELTLTTNGSQLSRYAEELYDCGVRRINVSLDTLDPDKFHAITRWGDFAKVMEGIDAAQKAGLKIKLNAVALKDFNEAEIPELLRFAHGRGMDLTVIETMPMGEIEEDRTDRYLPLSKLRADLEQQFTLTDIPYKTGGPARYVEVAETGGRLGFITPLTHNFCESCNRVRLTCTGTLYMCLGQNDAADLRTALRATEDDTLIYAAIDEAITRKPKGHDFIIDRTHNKPAVARHMSVTGG; this is encoded by the coding sequence GTGAACAGCATTGTCGGTACGATAGGCAACGGGTCGCCGTTGGTGGCGGATGCATCGCCGATGATCGACCCATTCGGGCGTGCGGTCACCTATCTGCGCGTCTCCGTGACCGACCGCTGCGATTTCCGCTGCACCTATTGCATGGCGGAACACATGACCTTCCTGCCGAAAAAGGATCTGCTGACGCTGGAAGAACTGAACCGACTCTGTTCCGCCTTCATTGCCAAGGGCGTCCGTAATATTCGGCTGACCGGCGGCGAGCCGCTGGTTCGCAAGAACATCATGTTTCTGGTGCGCGAACTCGGTAAACACGTTCGAAACGGCGAACTCGAAGAGCTCACGCTGACCACCAACGGTTCGCAGCTCTCCCGCTATGCCGAGGAACTCTATGATTGCGGCGTACGTCGCATCAACGTCTCTCTCGACACGCTCGACCCCGACAAATTCCACGCCATCACCCGCTGGGGCGATTTCGCCAAGGTGATGGAGGGTATCGATGCTGCACAGAAGGCCGGCCTGAAGATCAAGCTGAATGCCGTGGCGCTCAAGGATTTCAATGAGGCGGAGATACCCGAGCTGCTGCGCTTCGCCCATGGCCGCGGCATGGACCTGACCGTCATCGAGACAATGCCGATGGGCGAGATCGAGGAGGACCGAACGGATCGGTACTTGCCGCTTTCCAAATTGCGCGCCGATCTCGAACAACAATTCACGCTGACCGATATCCCCTACAAGACCGGCGGTCCGGCCCGTTATGTCGAAGTTGCCGAAACCGGTGGCCGCCTCGGCTTCATCACGCCGCTGACCCATAATTTCTGCGAGAGCTGCAATCGTGTCCGCCTGACTTGCACCGGTACACTTTATATGTGCCTCGGCCAGAACGATGCCGCCGACCTGCGCACGGCGCTGCGCGCCACCGAAGACGATACGCTTATCTACGCCGCCATCGACGAAGCGATTACCCGCAAGCCGAAGGGTCACGATTTCATTATCGACCGCACCCATAACAAGCCGGCTGTCGCCCGCCATATGAGCGTAACGGGCGGCTGA
- the mobB gene encoding molybdopterin-guanine dinucleotide biosynthesis protein B yields MTTKRPKIFGIAGWKNSGKTGLAVRLVTEFTRRGYKISTIKHAHHDFDIDKVGADSFRHREAGAHEVTIVSGTRYAIMHELRGEPEPSFEEILTRLAPCDLVLIEGYKREPIPKIEARRLEAANRAPLAPQDPHIVAIAADHAVEDAGILTVFNLDDTQAIADFIAATVGLGKPAQ; encoded by the coding sequence ATGACAACGAAACGACCCAAAATCTTCGGCATCGCCGGCTGGAAGAATTCCGGCAAGACCGGCCTTGCGGTACGGCTTGTCACCGAGTTCACCCGCCGCGGCTATAAGATTTCGACTATCAAACATGCTCACCATGACTTCGATATCGACAAAGTGGGCGCCGACAGTTTTCGCCATCGCGAAGCCGGAGCGCATGAAGTCACCATCGTCTCCGGCACGCGCTATGCGATCATGCACGAACTGCGCGGCGAGCCGGAACCAAGCTTCGAGGAAATCCTGACGCGGCTCGCCCCTTGCGACCTCGTCCTGATCGAGGGCTACAAGCGCGAGCCGATCCCGAAAATCGAGGCCCGTCGCCTGGAGGCCGCCAACCGCGCGCCCTTAGCGCCGCAGGATCCGCATATCGTCGCCATTGCCGCCGACCATGCGGTGGAGGATGCCGGCATACTGACTGTCTTCAATCTGGACGATACCCAGGCGATTGCCGATTTCATCGCCGCGACGGTTGGCCTCGGCAAACCGGCACAATGA
- a CDS encoding methyl-accepting chemotaxis protein gives MFFIDRLLQSRRIVTKVLIFVIPLVVLIAGIGLVGYHTANILNGHMTVTRATIENISDFENLQAALQEFTTSPTDETRKALTDKIDAQAAGVQRLSGLLSNDQRAKLSAVSALADEMRNQTTALWNIKQKQDSDVDAIQKAVLGIEALGKAAGKQIDIIRKEFGDKETFAKELLYDAAAFKGLSDKMSKLRIQAQMAADSNEEISDARTYTDAILKQVATSKELVSKRGAGLVDSAADAANKLDAVLKSSDTADQKVEAMGPILQSFVKIEGDMTLQSAKNSDTAADRFVSLDKIIDSQKELLDHVDQALVMIDHLTLHAARMENVRDAASRDAVIADLKDLQDVGAKISALGKTNATMRDFSAHAQPLIDSVTKGSADLLQTASDWKKTRIDSNGLLADAMTSLRSFVAQAQEIGKEDSERSANVSVIAMILGTLLAIVGGLMLVETLRGPLKRVTEIMTRLASGDLEVAIDGRNRGDEIGDMVRSVTVFRDAALENVRLEREAERARALSAEENARRAADRARIEAEQKHALNALADVLAKLADGNLEEGMREDLSADFVEMAFTYNHAVEALRETLTDVRYTAEEIKGGTGNLATSADDLARRTEQQAAALEESSRALQRLSEVVRSTADRAKQTAVSVNETQAYATQSGEVVAKAVGAMSEINRSSEKIATIIGVIDEIAFQTNLLALNAGVEAARAGEAGRGFAVVAQEVRELAQRCANAAKEIKGLISASSSQVQNGVYLVEQTGAALSEIIGHVTGVQKLVADISAATAEQSTGIEEVTRAVGEVELITQRNAAMVEENNAEIHGLRQRVDMLSDKIDRFRTGDGEGTYEGYDNGMNRHRAA, from the coding sequence ATGTTCTTCATTGATCGTCTTCTGCAAAGCCGCCGAATCGTGACCAAGGTTCTTATCTTCGTCATACCGTTGGTGGTGCTGATCGCCGGCATCGGCCTGGTCGGCTATCACACGGCCAACATCCTCAACGGCCATATGACCGTAACGCGGGCGACGATCGAAAACATCAGCGATTTCGAGAATTTGCAGGCCGCCCTGCAGGAGTTCACCACCTCGCCGACCGATGAGACGCGCAAGGCGCTGACGGACAAGATCGATGCACAGGCGGCAGGTGTGCAGCGTCTGAGCGGCCTGCTCAGCAATGATCAACGCGCCAAGCTCTCCGCCGTCAGCGCCCTGGCCGACGAGATGCGAAATCAGACGACCGCCCTCTGGAATATCAAGCAGAAACAGGACAGCGATGTTGATGCAATCCAGAAGGCGGTATTGGGTATCGAAGCTCTCGGCAAGGCTGCCGGAAAGCAGATCGACATCATCCGCAAGGAATTTGGCGACAAGGAAACCTTCGCCAAGGAACTGCTTTACGATGCCGCGGCCTTCAAGGGCCTTTCGGATAAGATGAGCAAGCTGCGCATCCAGGCGCAGATGGCGGCCGATTCCAATGAGGAAATCTCGGATGCCCGTACCTATACCGATGCGATCCTCAAGCAGGTCGCCACGTCGAAAGAGCTGGTCTCCAAGCGTGGCGCCGGGTTGGTCGACAGCGCGGCCGACGCTGCCAACAAGCTCGACGCTGTCCTGAAGAGCAGCGACACCGCCGACCAGAAGGTCGAGGCCATGGGACCGATCCTGCAGAGCTTCGTGAAGATCGAAGGCGACATGACCTTGCAATCGGCCAAGAACAGCGACACGGCTGCCGACCGCTTCGTCAGCCTCGACAAGATCATCGATAGCCAGAAAGAGCTGTTGGATCACGTCGATCAGGCACTTGTCATGATCGATCACCTGACGCTGCATGCCGCACGGATGGAGAATGTGCGGGACGCCGCCTCGCGGGACGCCGTTATCGCTGATTTGAAGGATCTGCAGGATGTCGGCGCAAAGATCTCAGCGCTCGGCAAGACCAATGCGACCATGCGCGATTTCTCTGCCCATGCTCAGCCTCTGATCGACAGCGTCACCAAGGGTTCGGCGGATCTGCTGCAGACGGCGTCCGACTGGAAAAAGACGCGGATCGATTCCAATGGCTTGCTGGCGGACGCGATGACGTCGCTGCGCAGCTTCGTTGCCCAGGCGCAGGAGATCGGCAAGGAAGACAGCGAGCGCTCCGCCAACGTCTCCGTCATCGCCATGATCCTCGGCACGCTGCTTGCTATCGTCGGCGGTCTGATGCTGGTCGAGACGCTGCGTGGACCGCTGAAGCGGGTGACCGAAATCATGACGCGGCTTGCAAGCGGCGATCTGGAAGTGGCGATCGACGGCCGCAATCGCGGCGACGAGATTGGTGATATGGTGCGTTCCGTCACCGTCTTCCGTGATGCTGCCCTGGAAAATGTCCGGCTGGAGCGGGAAGCCGAGCGCGCGCGCGCCTTGTCGGCCGAAGAGAACGCACGCCGCGCCGCGGATCGCGCCCGCATCGAGGCCGAACAGAAGCACGCGCTGAACGCGCTGGCCGATGTTCTCGCCAAGCTCGCGGATGGCAATCTTGAAGAGGGCATGCGCGAAGACCTTTCCGCCGACTTCGTCGAAATGGCCTTCACCTACAATCATGCCGTCGAAGCCCTGCGTGAAACTCTGACGGATGTCCGTTACACGGCCGAGGAGATCAAGGGTGGTACCGGCAATCTCGCCACATCCGCCGACGATCTCGCTCGCCGCACCGAGCAGCAGGCAGCAGCTCTCGAGGAGAGTTCGCGGGCACTCCAGCGCCTGAGCGAGGTCGTGCGCTCCACCGCCGACCGGGCGAAGCAGACGGCAGTCTCGGTCAACGAGACCCAGGCCTACGCCACCCAATCCGGCGAAGTCGTCGCCAAGGCCGTCGGCGCCATGAGTGAGATCAACCGCTCTTCCGAGAAGATCGCGACGATCATCGGCGTCATCGACGAGATCGCCTTCCAGACCAATCTATTGGCACTGAATGCCGGTGTCGAAGCGGCTCGCGCCGGAGAGGCCGGTCGCGGTTTTGCCGTTGTCGCCCAGGAGGTGCGTGAACTGGCGCAGCGTTGCGCAAATGCGGCGAAAGAAATCAAGGGCCTGATTTCGGCAAGTTCTTCGCAGGTGCAGAACGGCGTTTATCTGGTCGAGCAGACAGGGGCTGCGCTGAGCGAAATCATCGGGCACGTGACCGGTGTCCAGAAGCTCGTGGCCGACATTTCCGCCGCAACGGCCGAGCAGTCGACCGGCATCGAAGAAGTGACGCGGGCAGTCGGCGAGGTCGAGCTGATCACGCAAAGAAATGCGGCGATGGTGGAAGAAAACAACGCCGAGATACATGGCCTGCGCCAACGCGTCGACATGCTCTCCGACAAGATCGACCGTTTCCGCACGGGCGATGGTGAAGGGACGTATGAAGGCTATGATAACGGCATGAACCGGCATCGCGCCGCCTGA
- a CDS encoding DUF971 domain-containing protein has translation MSDVWPTELRVSKDRHHLVVSFNDGASFDLSAEMLRVLSPSAEVQGHGPGQKITVPGKRNVGIMSMTPTGNYAVRIGFDDMHDSGIFTWAYLRELGEKGSELFAAYEAELKEKGLSRDVAGRPH, from the coding sequence ATGAGTGACGTCTGGCCAACCGAATTGAGAGTGTCGAAGGACCGCCATCATCTGGTGGTGAGCTTCAATGACGGCGCGAGCTTCGATCTTTCGGCGGAGATGTTGCGCGTGCTGTCGCCATCGGCCGAGGTGCAGGGACATGGGCCGGGGCAAAAGATCACCGTGCCGGGCAAACGCAATGTCGGCATCATGTCCATGACGCCGACCGGCAACTACGCCGTCCGTATCGGTTTTGACGACATGCACGATAGCGGCATTTTTACCTGGGCCTATCTTCGCGAACTCGGTGAGAAGGGTTCCGAACTTTTCGCTGCCTATGAGGCTGAACTGAAGGAAAAGGGCTTGAGCCGCGATGTGGCGGGTAGGCCGCACTAG
- a CDS encoding low temperature requirement protein A, producing MSGGDPGSWLRTKGSKSENKVSFVELFFDLVFVFSISQLSHALGGHFTPLGVLEAGMLIFAVWWVWIFTAWVTNWLDPDRMPVRIMLFVLMFAGLVLSASIPDAFAQKAIFFAGAYVFMQVGRSLFTVYALKDVSPANHRNFVRITCWLILSGIFWISGAVTEGETRVALWFAALAIEYAAPAFGFAVPGLGRSTAADWDVSGAHLAERCALFIIICLGEAILQAGKTFAEEPLSPLIVAVFVTVFVSTVSMWWIYFRFGHERATQRIERDETPGSLARQAFTYAHIPILAGIILSVVGHEFLFSHPRDPADMHAGAAILSGPAVFLIGNLWFKGATTGRPPLSHFVGLAGLALLVLAIPQIDVYQLGILAAAVLIVVAIWEFASLNRAVPLGRRPSNH from the coding sequence ATGTCAGGTGGGGATCCGGGAAGCTGGTTGCGGACCAAAGGCAGTAAAAGCGAAAACAAGGTCTCTTTCGTCGAGCTGTTTTTCGACCTGGTCTTCGTCTTCTCGATCTCGCAGCTTTCGCACGCGCTCGGTGGTCATTTCACGCCCCTTGGCGTTCTCGAAGCCGGCATGCTGATCTTTGCCGTCTGGTGGGTATGGATCTTCACCGCCTGGGTGACAAACTGGCTCGATCCCGACCGCATGCCGGTGCGCATCATGCTTTTCGTGCTGATGTTCGCCGGGCTGGTTCTCTCGGCATCCATTCCGGATGCCTTTGCTCAGAAGGCCATTTTCTTCGCAGGCGCCTATGTGTTCATGCAGGTCGGCCGTTCGCTGTTTACCGTCTATGCCCTCAAGGACGTCAGCCCGGCGAACCATCGCAATTTCGTCCGCATCACCTGCTGGCTGATACTATCGGGTATCTTCTGGATTTCCGGCGCCGTGACGGAGGGCGAGACGCGGGTGGCGCTGTGGTTCGCAGCCCTCGCGATCGAATATGCAGCGCCCGCCTTCGGTTTCGCCGTGCCTGGCCTTGGTAGATCGACCGCGGCGGATTGGGATGTTTCCGGCGCGCATCTTGCCGAACGCTGCGCGCTCTTCATTATCATCTGCCTCGGCGAGGCGATCCTGCAGGCGGGTAAGACCTTTGCAGAAGAGCCGCTTTCGCCGCTGATCGTTGCGGTATTCGTCACCGTCTTCGTCAGCACGGTCTCCATGTGGTGGATCTATTTCCGGTTCGGCCATGAACGCGCCACCCAGCGCATCGAGCGGGACGAGACGCCCGGCAGCCTGGCGCGACAGGCTTTTACCTATGCGCATATCCCAATTCTGGCCGGCATCATTCTGAGCGTTGTCGGCCATGAATTCTTATTCTCCCATCCCCGTGATCCCGCCGACATGCATGCGGGAGCGGCGATCCTCAGCGGCCCGGCGGTGTTCCTCATCGGCAATCTCTGGTTCAAAGGAGCGACGACCGGGCGGCCGCCGCTGTCCCACTTCGTCGGCCTTGCGGGATTGGCGCTATTGGTTCTCGCGATCCCCCAGATCGATGTCTACCAGCTTGGGATACTTGCCGCCGCCGTGCTTATCGTCGTGGCAATATGGGAGTTCGCCTCGCTGAACCGCGCAGTGCCGCTGGGCCGCCGACCAAGCAATCACTGA
- a CDS encoding DMT family transporter yields MPRTKNTQGALYMAAAMAGFSCSDALSKSVIVVMNAGEIMFLRGLFTSVFVYLLAWHMGALRSWKVILQPMIALRVVCEAIAAATYITALGMMPIANASAILQALPLAVTLGAALFLKEPVGWRRWTAITVGFVGVLIIIRPGPDGFTTAALLVVASMFATAARDLATRCVSKDVPSLMVTVVTAISISIFGALSIGPLGGWQPISFTPFSHILLASILVLVGYQSVIQAMRTGEISFVAPFRYLSLIWSALLGLLFFGETPDAWTMIGSAIVIASGLYTFYRESKRQAVERVAQESEPRVPA; encoded by the coding sequence ATGCCGCGGACGAAGAATACGCAGGGTGCGCTCTACATGGCCGCAGCAATGGCCGGCTTTTCCTGCAGTGATGCATTGTCCAAATCAGTCATCGTGGTGATGAATGCCGGCGAGATCATGTTTCTCCGGGGGCTTTTTACGAGTGTCTTCGTCTATCTGCTCGCCTGGCATATGGGCGCCTTGCGATCCTGGAAAGTCATTCTGCAGCCGATGATCGCCTTGCGGGTCGTCTGCGAAGCGATCGCGGCGGCGACCTACATCACCGCGCTCGGCATGATGCCGATCGCCAATGCCTCTGCCATCCTGCAGGCCTTGCCGCTCGCCGTCACCCTCGGCGCGGCCCTGTTCCTGAAAGAGCCGGTCGGCTGGCGGCGCTGGACGGCGATCACCGTCGGCTTTGTCGGCGTGCTCATCATCATTCGCCCCGGCCCCGATGGCTTCACGACGGCCGCCCTGCTCGTCGTCGCCAGCATGTTCGCCACCGCCGCTCGCGACCTGGCGACGCGTTGCGTCAGTAAGGATGTGCCGTCGCTGATGGTGACGGTCGTTACCGCGATCTCGATCTCCATCTTCGGCGCCCTGTCGATCGGCCCGCTCGGCGGCTGGCAGCCGATCAGCTTCACCCCATTCTCGCACATCCTGCTCGCATCGATCCTGGTACTCGTCGGCTATCAATCGGTGATCCAGGCGATGCGCACGGGCGAGATCTCCTTCGTCGCACCGTTCCGCTACCTAAGCCTCATCTGGTCCGCGTTGCTCGGCTTGCTGTTCTTCGGTGAGACGCCGGATGCCTGGACCATGATCGGCTCCGCCATTGTCATCGCCTCCGGTCTCTATACATTCTACCGGGAGAGCAAACGGCAAGCGGTCGAGCGTGTCGCCCAGGAATCCGAGCCCCGTGTGCCCGCCTAA